Proteins encoded within one genomic window of Petrotoga sp. 9PWA.NaAc.5.4:
- the rplD gene encoding 50S ribosomal protein L4, with the protein MAQIDVYNKEGEKIDSLELKDEVFNIEPNMDIMYRYVDMQLTNKRAGTASTKTRSEVSGGGRKPWPQKHTGRARAGSIRSPLWRHGGVTFGPKPRDFNKSLNKKMKKLALKSALSTRYRENNLIVFEDLKFENPKTKEVKDILNKFNLIDKKVLIVLPRQEEGYKNIKLSARNLPKVKVIIADNPGQNKINVDGLNVFDLINNEKIILTKEMVNKIEEVIG; encoded by the coding sequence ATGGCTCAGATAGATGTTTATAACAAAGAAGGAGAAAAAATCGATTCTTTAGAATTAAAAGACGAGGTTTTTAATATTGAACCTAATATGGATATTATGTATAGGTATGTTGACATGCAACTTACAAATAAAAGAGCCGGAACTGCTTCTACTAAGACGAGGTCAGAAGTAAGTGGTGGAGGAAGAAAACCATGGCCACAAAAGCACACAGGTAGAGCAAGAGCAGGTTCGATTAGATCCCCGCTATGGAGGCATGGAGGAGTTACTTTTGGTCCAAAACCTCGAGATTTTAATAAATCTTTAAATAAAAAGATGAAAAAATTAGCTTTAAAATCTGCATTAAGTACAAGGTATAGAGAAAATAATTTGATAGTCTTCGAAGATTTAAAGTTTGAAAATCCTAAAACAAAAGAAGTTAAAGATATTTTAAATAAATTCAATTTAATAGATAAAAAAGTTTTAATTGTATTACCTCGTCAAGAGGAAGGATATAAAAATATTAAATTATCTGCAAGAAATTTGCCAAAAGTAAAAGTTATTATTGCTGATAATCCTGGACAAAATAAGATTAATGTTGATGGTTTGAATGTTTTTGATTTGATAAACAATGAGAAAATTATCTTAACTAAAGAAATGGTTAATAAAATTGAGGAGGTGATCGGCTAA
- the rpsJ gene encoding 30S ribosomal protein S10 yields the protein MPNKYIKIRLKAYDNKLLDESSKKIIEAVKDTEAKVSGPIPLPNKKTVYSVIRSPHKYSYSMEQFEKTVHKRVIYIYDASPDTVTKLLKVNIPSGVSVDIKA from the coding sequence ATGCCCAATAAGTATATAAAAATACGTTTAAAAGCTTATGATAATAAATTATTGGATGAATCTTCAAAAAAAATTATAGAGGCCGTAAAAGATACGGAGGCTAAAGTTTCAGGTCCAATACCGTTACCAAATAAAAAAACAGTTTATTCAGTTATAAGATCGCCTCACAAATATTCCTATTCTATGGAACAGTTTGAAAAAACCGTTCATAAAAGAGTTATTTACATATATGATGCATCACCTGACACCGTTACAAAATTGCTTAAGGTTAATATACCGTCTGGTGTATCTGTTGATATTAAAGCGTAA
- the rpsS gene encoding 30S ribosomal protein S19 — protein sequence MGRSLKKGPYVHPSLLKKIREMNEKGEKKVIKTWSRASMILPEMVGHTIAVHNGMKHIPVYITEQMIGHRLGEFSPTRRFGGHPDKKSMKGKVERQG from the coding sequence GTGGGAAGATCCTTAAAAAAAGGTCCTTACGTTCATCCAAGTTTACTAAAAAAAATTAGAGAAATGAACGAAAAAGGCGAGAAAAAAGTTATAAAAACATGGTCTAGAGCTTCTATGATATTACCTGAAATGGTTGGACACACAATTGCTGTACATAATGGGATGAAACATATACCTGTTTATATTACCGAACAGATGATTGGTCACAGATTAGGTGAGTTTTCGCCAACACGAAGATTTGGAGGACATCCAGATAAAAAGTCTATGAAAGGTAAAGTAGAAAGGCAAGGTTAA
- the rpmC gene encoding 50S ribosomal protein L29 codes for MRVSEMRELTEEELNRELENLKEKLFQLRFQLELGQLKNVSSIKLVKKDIARIKTILKERELGIRR; via the coding sequence ATGAGAGTTTCAGAAATGAGAGAATTAACAGAAGAAGAGCTCAACAGAGAATTAGAAAACTTAAAAGAAAAGTTGTTTCAGCTTAGATTTCAGTTGGAACTTGGGCAATTGAAAAATGTATCGAGTATAAAGTTAGTGAAAAAAGATATAGCAAGAATAAAAACTATCTTAAAGGAAAGGGAACTTGGAATAAGGAGGTAA
- the rplV gene encoding 50S ribosomal protein L22 produces the protein MASNKEISRVLEDGKKLKRSVYHRMRKEKEAEEPKVEAQAIAKYVRISPTKARSIANAIRNKDVSEALQILTFSPKKSARLIYKVLMSAIANAENNFGLNAENLYVSEIMINEGPRLKRLWPRSHGRADILQKRMSHIYVTVRDRNADK, from the coding sequence ATGGCTTCTAATAAAGAAATTTCAAGAGTTTTAGAAGATGGGAAAAAGTTAAAAAGGTCAGTTTATCATAGAATGAGAAAAGAAAAAGAAGCAGAGGAGCCCAAAGTTGAAGCTCAAGCGATTGCCAAATATGTTAGAATTTCACCAACCAAGGCGAGATCTATCGCTAATGCTATAAGAAATAAAGATGTCAGTGAAGCTTTGCAAATTCTTACTTTTAGTCCTAAGAAGTCGGCAAGATTGATTTATAAAGTACTAATGTCTGCAATCGCTAACGCCGAAAATAATTTTGGATTAAATGCCGAAAATTTGTATGTATCAGAGATCATGATAAATGAAGGTCCAAGATTGAAAAGGTTATGGCCAAGGTCTCATGGAAGAGCTGATATTTTACAAAAAAGAATGAGTCATATATATGTAACTGTTAGAGATAGAAATGCTGATAAATAA
- the fusA gene encoding elongation factor G, with protein sequence MKERALPIEKIRNIGIIAHIDAGKTTTTERILFYTGTKHKLGSVDEGTTETDWMEQEKERGITITAAATSAFWKGHRINIIDTPGHVDFTVEVERSLFVLDGAVVIFDAQVGVEPQSETVWRQADRYKVPRIAFMNKMDKIGANFFNAVQTIKDKLGANPVALEVPIGSESEFKGVVDLLNMEAIYWTDENGLSIERDEIPNDLKDLCETKKEDLIASLAEIDEELMELYIEEADIPVEKIKSVIRKGTIQNKIVPVLCGSSAKNKGVQLLLDAIVEYLPSPLDMPPVKAYDSNTGEYVRSVHPTEDEAFLALAFKIMVDPYIGKLTFARVYSGTLAKGSYVLNTTKNKKERVSRLVFLHADKREEVDYIRPGDIVGIIGLKDTSTGDTLAAEDCNLVLEKLVFPEPVISISIEPETKDDESKLSKALAALTEEDPSLKVFVDKETGETILSGMGELHLEIIIDRIKREFNVGVRVGQPRVAYKETIKLPAEAEGKYIRQTGGRGQYGHVKLRISPLPLNSEKDFEFVDKIVGGIIPKEYIPAIGSGVKEAMQSGILAGYPMVCIRVEVYDGSYHEVDSSEMAFKIAASMAFKEAVKKAKPILLEPIMKVDVTTPEEYLGDIIADLNSRRGRVESFESVGGSNTRIIHARVPLSELFGYATVLRSLSQGRATSTVQFSHYEEVPEQVTQKIISKE encoded by the coding sequence TTGAAAGAAAGAGCGCTGCCCATAGAAAAAATAAGAAATATAGGAATAATTGCACATATAGATGCAGGAAAAACTACAACTACAGAGAGAATTTTATTTTATACGGGGACAAAACACAAATTAGGTTCAGTTGATGAAGGTACCACTGAAACTGATTGGATGGAACAAGAAAAAGAAAGAGGCATTACAATAACAGCCGCTGCTACATCGGCTTTTTGGAAGGGTCATCGAATAAATATTATTGATACGCCAGGACACGTTGACTTTACTGTTGAGGTGGAAAGGTCTTTATTTGTACTTGACGGAGCTGTAGTGATTTTCGACGCTCAAGTAGGAGTTGAGCCTCAATCTGAAACGGTATGGAGACAAGCCGATAGATATAAAGTTCCAAGAATTGCTTTTATGAATAAAATGGATAAGATAGGAGCGAATTTCTTTAATGCAGTACAAACAATTAAAGATAAACTTGGAGCAAATCCAGTTGCGTTAGAAGTTCCGATAGGATCTGAATCCGAATTTAAAGGCGTTGTTGATTTATTAAATATGGAAGCTATTTATTGGACAGACGAAAACGGATTGAGTATCGAAAGAGATGAAATTCCAAATGATTTAAAGGATTTATGTGAAACTAAAAAAGAAGATTTAATAGCATCTCTTGCCGAGATAGACGAAGAATTGATGGAGTTATATATAGAAGAAGCAGATATTCCTGTTGAAAAAATTAAATCCGTTATACGGAAAGGAACGATCCAAAATAAAATAGTGCCTGTTTTATGTGGTAGTTCAGCAAAAAACAAGGGGGTTCAACTACTTTTAGATGCTATAGTAGAATATCTTCCTTCTCCTTTGGATATGCCACCTGTTAAGGCATATGATTCGAATACTGGAGAATATGTAAGAAGTGTTCATCCTACAGAAGATGAAGCTTTTTTAGCATTAGCTTTTAAAATAATGGTAGATCCTTATATCGGAAAATTAACTTTTGCAAGAGTATATTCAGGGACTTTAGCAAAGGGAAGCTATGTATTAAACACGACAAAAAATAAAAAGGAAAGGGTTTCTCGTTTAGTTTTTTTACATGCAGATAAACGAGAAGAAGTCGATTATATTAGACCGGGAGATATTGTAGGAATAATTGGGTTAAAGGATACTTCGACTGGAGACACACTTGCAGCTGAAGATTGTAATTTAGTTTTAGAAAAATTAGTTTTTCCTGAACCTGTAATTTCTATTTCTATTGAACCTGAAACTAAGGATGACGAATCTAAACTTAGCAAAGCATTGGCTGCTTTAACTGAAGAGGATCCAAGTTTAAAGGTATTTGTAGATAAAGAAACAGGTGAAACTATTCTTTCAGGAATGGGAGAATTACATTTAGAGATTATTATAGATAGGATAAAAAGAGAATTCAACGTTGGAGTTAGAGTGGGTCAACCACGGGTTGCTTACAAAGAAACGATAAAATTACCTGCAGAAGCAGAAGGAAAATATATAAGACAAACCGGTGGAAGGGGACAATATGGACATGTTAAACTTAGAATTTCACCACTTCCTTTGAATTCAGAAAAGGATTTTGAATTTGTCGATAAGATTGTAGGAGGGATTATTCCTAAAGAATATATCCCAGCTATAGGAAGCGGAGTAAAAGAAGCTATGCAAAGTGGTATATTAGCTGGGTACCCTATGGTTTGTATTAGAGTTGAAGTGTATGATGGGTCATATCATGAAGTAGATTCTTCAGAAATGGCTTTTAAAATAGCAGCTTCTATGGCTTTCAAAGAAGCCGTTAAAAAAGCAAAACCTATTTTATTAGAACCAATAATGAAAGTTGATGTTACAACTCCTGAGGAATATTTAGGAGATATAATAGCAGATTTAAATTCAAGAAGAGGAAGAGTGGAGAGCTTTGAAAGTGTGGGTGGTTCAAATACGAGGATAATTCATGCGCGTGTCCCACTTTCCGAATTATTTGGTTATGCGACTGTTTTAAGATCACTATCACAAGGAAGAGCAACAAGTACAGTACAATTCTCACATTACGAAGAAGTTCCAGAACAAGTTACTCAGAAGATTATAAGTAAAGAATAA
- the rpsL gene encoding 30S ribosomal protein S12: protein MPTINQLIRYGRTKVKKKTKAPALKGNPQKRGVCVRVSTMTPKKPNSALRKIARVKLSNGIEVTCYIPGEGHNLQEHSNVLVRGGRVKDLPGVRYKIIRGALDAAGVEGRKQSRSKYGAKKPKA, encoded by the coding sequence ATGCCAACTATAAATCAATTGATTAGATACGGTAGAACAAAAGTCAAAAAGAAAACCAAAGCACCAGCTTTGAAAGGTAATCCACAAAAAAGAGGAGTTTGTGTAAGAGTTTCTACTATGACCCCAAAGAAGCCTAATTCAGCTTTAAGAAAAATAGCAAGAGTCAAATTATCTAACGGTATAGAAGTTACTTGTTACATTCCAGGAGAAGGGCATAATTTACAAGAACATTCAAATGTATTGGTTAGAGGAGGAAGGGTTAAAGATTTACCTGGGGTTAGATATAAAATAATTAGAGGAGCTTTAGATGCAGCTGGTGTTGAAGGAAGAAAGCAAAGTAGAAGTAAGTATGGAGCTAAAAAACCAAAAGCATAA
- the rplB gene encoding 50S ribosomal protein L2: MALKEYKPVTPSRRFMVTVDNSDLSKVKPEKSLLAPLKKTGGRNSYGRITVRHRSGGNKRKYRIIDFKRDKINIPAKVVSIEYDPNRSARIALLTYADGEKRYILAPKGLKVGDNVMNGPNAEIKVGNALPLENIPLGTLIHNIEFKPGRGGKIAKAAGTSVQLMAKEGKYALLKMPSGELRQVRLTCMATIGTVSNEDHINQVFGKAGKSRWLGIRPSVRGMAQNPVDHPMGGGEGRSKGHIPKSPWGVPAKGYKTRRGKKPSDRFIVRRREK, encoded by the coding sequence ATGGCGTTGAAAGAATATAAACCAGTTACTCCTTCTAGAAGATTTATGGTAACTGTTGATAATTCAGATTTATCTAAAGTAAAGCCCGAAAAAAGTTTATTGGCTCCCTTGAAAAAAACAGGTGGCAGAAATAGTTACGGTAGAATTACTGTAAGACACCGAAGTGGCGGAAATAAAAGAAAATATCGTATAATAGATTTTAAAAGGGATAAAATAAATATTCCGGCAAAAGTAGTTTCTATAGAATACGATCCAAATAGAAGTGCAAGAATCGCGCTCTTGACATATGCAGACGGTGAAAAAAGGTATATTTTAGCTCCCAAAGGTTTGAAAGTTGGGGACAATGTTATGAATGGACCAAATGCGGAAATAAAAGTTGGAAACGCATTACCCTTGGAGAATATTCCATTAGGTACTTTAATACACAATATTGAATTTAAGCCTGGAAGAGGTGGAAAAATAGCCAAAGCTGCAGGAACTTCTGTTCAATTGATGGCAAAAGAAGGTAAGTATGCTTTATTAAAAATGCCTTCTGGAGAATTAAGGCAAGTAAGATTAACTTGTATGGCTACTATAGGAACAGTAAGTAATGAAGATCATATCAACCAAGTTTTTGGTAAAGCCGGAAAGTCTCGATGGCTTGGTATAAGGCCAAGCGTTAGAGGAATGGCTCAAAACCCTGTTGACCATCCTATGGGTGGTGGAGAAGGCAGGAGCAAAGGACATATTCCTAAATCTCCGTGGGGAGTTCCAGCGAAAGGTTATAAAACCAGAAGGGGTAAGAAGCCTTCGGATAGATTTATAGTTAGAAGAAGAGAAAAATGA
- the rpsQ gene encoding 30S ribosomal protein S17 — protein sequence MPKKTIVGRVTSNKMDKTITVEAETLTKNPKYGKIVRKTRKYHAHDENNECNIGDIVEIEESRKLSKTKAFVLKKIIKKNILTNEVETPESVEEELDEAFGGEKDGAIRE from the coding sequence ATGCCTAAAAAAACTATAGTAGGAAGAGTTACAAGTAATAAGATGGATAAAACAATAACGGTAGAAGCTGAAACATTAACAAAAAATCCAAAGTATGGTAAGATTGTAAGAAAAACCAGAAAGTATCATGCACATGATGAGAATAACGAATGTAATATAGGAGATATAGTTGAAATAGAAGAATCACGAAAATTATCTAAAACAAAGGCGTTTGTTTTGAAAAAGATTATAAAAAAGAATATTTTAACAAATGAAGTAGAAACACCTGAATCTGTGGAAGAAGAATTGGACGAAGCCTTTGGGGGTGAAAAAGATGGTGCAATTAGAGAGTAA
- the rpsC gene encoding 30S ribosomal protein S3: MGSKVHPYGFRLGTTKPWKSVWFNEKNYQEYLYEDEKIRDFVKTNYESAGIADVLIERPSDSLVRIDIYAARLGILIGRKGAEIKNIRDQLAQIVSDKNVKVYVQEVKNPYINAQLIAQDISGQLQRRVSHKIAMKRAISNAMRRGAKGIKIMVSGRLGGAEIARTEWYMEGRLPLQTLRSDIEYSVLQCQTKYGTIGIKVWVYYGNSQI; this comes from the coding sequence GTGGGATCTAAAGTACACCCATATGGTTTTAGGTTAGGAACTACTAAACCTTGGAAATCAGTTTGGTTTAATGAAAAAAATTATCAAGAATACTTATATGAAGATGAAAAAATCAGAGATTTTGTTAAAACTAATTATGAAAGTGCCGGTATTGCGGATGTGCTAATTGAAAGGCCAAGTGATTCTTTAGTGAGAATAGATATTTACGCAGCAAGGTTAGGAATACTTATAGGCAGAAAAGGAGCCGAAATAAAAAATATTAGAGATCAATTGGCTCAAATAGTTTCCGATAAAAATGTAAAAGTTTATGTTCAAGAAGTGAAAAATCCATACATTAACGCTCAGTTAATTGCACAAGATATATCTGGGCAATTGCAGCGAAGAGTTTCCCATAAAATTGCAATGAAAAGAGCTATTTCTAATGCCATGAGAAGAGGGGCTAAAGGAATAAAGATAATGGTTTCTGGAAGATTGGGTGGAGCTGAAATTGCGAGAACTGAATGGTATATGGAAGGAAGATTACCCCTTCAAACTTTAAGATCTGATATAGAATATTCTGTTTTACAATGTCAGACCAAATATGGGACAATAGGTATTAAAGTTTGGGTATATTACGGTAACTCTCAGATTTAG
- the rplW gene encoding 50S ribosomal protein L23 → MDNIRAHDIIIRPILTEKSYNLMRDRKYTFEVDKKATKLEIKEAIESIFKVKVEKVYVMNVKPKPKRLGRSEGYTRGWKKAIVKLGEGYTIRELQGSL, encoded by the coding sequence ATGGATAATATTAGAGCACATGATATAATAATAAGGCCGATCCTGACAGAAAAATCTTATAATCTAATGAGAGACAGGAAATATACCTTTGAAGTAGACAAAAAGGCTACAAAACTTGAAATAAAAGAAGCAATTGAATCAATTTTTAAGGTAAAAGTTGAAAAAGTTTATGTAATGAATGTAAAACCCAAACCAAAAAGATTAGGAAGAAGTGAAGGCTATACTCGAGGCTGGAAAAAAGCAATAGTTAAGTTAGGTGAAGGGTATACAATAAGAGAATTGCAAGGTAGCTTGTAA
- the rplP gene encoding 50S ribosomal protein L16 → MLMPKRVKYRKQQRGTVKGMAKGGTLVHFGDWGLKALESSWITAQQIDACRLAMVRTLKRTGNIWINVFPDKPVTSKGIGTRQGKGKGDVEGWVAVVKKGRVMFEIGGVDEETAKLALKYAASKLPIRTKIVPRYEIGGEL, encoded by the coding sequence ATGTTAATGCCGAAGAGAGTAAAATATAGAAAACAACAAAGAGGAACAGTTAAAGGTATGGCAAAGGGAGGAACATTAGTTCATTTTGGAGATTGGGGTTTAAAAGCTCTTGAAAGTTCTTGGATAACTGCACAACAAATTGATGCCTGCAGATTAGCTATGGTTAGAACACTTAAAAGAACTGGTAATATTTGGATAAATGTTTTCCCTGATAAACCTGTCACTTCAAAAGGAATTGGAACGAGGCAAGGAAAAGGTAAAGGAGATGTAGAAGGTTGGGTAGCAGTGGTGAAAAAAGGTAGAGTTATGTTTGAGATTGGAGGAGTAGATGAGGAAACAGCAAAATTGGCTTTAAAGTATGCTGCTTCTAAGTTACCTATTAGAACAAAAATTGTTCCGCGATATGAAATAGGAGGTGAGCTCTGA
- the tuf gene encoding elongation factor Tu, with product MAKEKFVREKIHMNVGTIGHIDHGKTTLTAAITKALSYKGLADFTPFDEIDKAPEEKARGITISVSHVEYQTEKRHYAHIDCPGHADYIKNMITGAAQMDGAILVVAATDGVMPQTREHVLLARQVNVPALVVFINKVDMVEDEELIELVEMEVRDLLTSYNFPGDEVPVIRGSALKALEENSPDGPWTQKIYELMDAIDSYFPDPLRETDKPFLMPIEDVFSITGRGTVVTGRIERGVIHPGDTVEIIGLSYEKKKTVVTGVEMFRKLLDEGVAGDNVGCLLRGIEKDEVKRGQVLAAPGSITPHKKFKAEVYVLKKEEGGRHTPFTKGYRPQFYIKVADVTGTILDFSSGAEMVMPGDNITMTIELIYPVALEKGTRFAIREGGRTVGAGVVTEIIE from the coding sequence ATGGCAAAAGAAAAATTTGTTAGAGAAAAAATTCATATGAACGTAGGTACTATTGGACATATTGATCATGGTAAAACTACTTTAACGGCCGCTATAACAAAAGCTTTATCCTATAAAGGGCTTGCAGATTTTACACCTTTTGATGAAATAGACAAGGCTCCGGAAGAAAAGGCAAGAGGTATTACTATAAGCGTTTCACACGTTGAGTATCAAACTGAAAAAAGGCATTATGCACATATAGATTGTCCTGGTCATGCTGACTATATCAAAAATATGATTACTGGAGCAGCACAAATGGATGGAGCTATCCTTGTTGTTGCAGCTACAGATGGTGTTATGCCTCAAACTAGAGAACACGTTTTATTAGCAAGGCAAGTTAATGTTCCTGCATTGGTAGTATTTATAAACAAAGTTGATATGGTAGAAGATGAAGAATTAATCGAATTAGTTGAAATGGAAGTAAGAGATTTATTGACAAGTTATAACTTCCCAGGGGACGAAGTTCCAGTTATTCGTGGTTCAGCATTGAAAGCTCTTGAAGAAAATAGTCCAGATGGTCCATGGACTCAAAAAATATATGAATTAATGGATGCCATAGATAGTTATTTTCCAGATCCTTTAAGAGAAACTGATAAACCTTTCTTGATGCCAATCGAAGATGTTTTTAGTATAACTGGTAGAGGAACTGTCGTTACTGGAAGAATAGAAAGAGGGGTTATTCATCCGGGTGATACAGTTGAAATAATAGGGTTAAGCTACGAGAAGAAGAAAACAGTTGTTACTGGAGTAGAAATGTTTAGAAAATTATTGGATGAAGGTGTTGCGGGTGACAATGTAGGATGTCTGTTGAGAGGTATAGAAAAAGACGAAGTTAAAAGAGGACAGGTTCTTGCAGCCCCAGGATCTATTACTCCTCATAAAAAATTTAAAGCTGAAGTTTACGTATTAAAGAAAGAAGAGGGAGGAAGACATACACCGTTTACCAAGGGTTATAGACCTCAATTCTATATTAAAGTAGCTGATGTTACAGGCACTATTTTAGATTTTTCAAGTGGTGCTGAAATGGTAATGCCTGGTGATAATATAACAATGACAATAGAATTAATTTATCCTGTTGCTCTTGAAAAAGGAACAAGGTTCGCTATTAGAGAAGGCGGAAGGACAGTAGGTGCAGGAGTAGTTACAGAAATTATTGAATAA
- the rpsG gene encoding 30S ribosomal protein S7 — translation MRRRSAEKRNIAPDPIYGDILLSKFINRLMYDGKKSLAQDIVYSSLEKLANVTKEEPLEAFHKAINNVKPIIEVRSRRVGGSTYQVPFEVEENRATSLAIRWIITSAQSKKGRSMIEKLSQELIDAYNNTGTAVKKKEDVHKMAEANRAFAHYKW, via the coding sequence ATGAGAAGAAGGAGTGCGGAAAAAAGAAATATTGCTCCAGATCCAATATATGGAGATATTTTATTATCAAAATTTATTAATAGATTAATGTACGATGGTAAGAAGTCGTTGGCTCAGGATATAGTTTATTCTTCATTAGAAAAATTAGCTAACGTTACAAAAGAAGAACCTTTGGAGGCTTTTCACAAAGCAATAAATAATGTTAAACCTATTATCGAAGTAAGATCTAGGAGAGTTGGAGGATCAACCTATCAAGTTCCTTTTGAAGTTGAAGAAAATAGAGCTACTTCTTTGGCGATAAGGTGGATAATCACTTCGGCACAATCTAAAAAAGGCAGAAGCATGATAGAAAAATTATCTCAAGAATTGATAGATGCTTACAATAATACAGGAACAGCTGTAAAAAAGAAAGAAGACGTTCATAAAATGGCAGAAGCTAACAGAGCATTTGCGCATTATAAGTGGTAA
- the rplC gene encoding 50S ribosomal protein L3 gives MKGILGKKVGMTRIFKEDKAIPVTVIQAGPCVVVQKKTVETDGYNAIQVGFEEIQERKVNKPLLGHFKKAQVKPYRYLKEFRVDNVDDFKIGQVIDVSIFSEGEKVDITGYSKGRGYTGAIKRWNFTGGEVSHGSKFHRALGSTGMNTYPSKVFKGKKMPGRYGNERVTIQNSEVVYIDQKNNLIALKGGVPGARGGLVIIKEAVKVKRPKMK, from the coding sequence ATGAAAGGTATTTTAGGCAAAAAAGTTGGAATGACGAGAATTTTTAAAGAAGACAAAGCCATCCCGGTTACAGTTATACAAGCAGGACCATGTGTTGTGGTACAGAAAAAAACTGTAGAAACCGATGGGTATAATGCGATTCAAGTTGGTTTTGAGGAAATTCAAGAAAGAAAAGTGAACAAACCTTTATTAGGTCATTTTAAAAAAGCACAAGTAAAGCCTTATAGATATTTAAAAGAATTTCGAGTTGATAATGTTGATGATTTTAAAATTGGCCAAGTAATCGATGTATCTATTTTTTCTGAAGGTGAAAAGGTAGACATTACTGGTTATTCAAAAGGAAGAGGATATACAGGAGCTATAAAGAGATGGAATTTTACAGGTGGGGAAGTTTCGCATGGTTCTAAATTTCATAGAGCTTTAGGTTCCACAGGTATGAATACTTATCCTTCTAAAGTATTTAAAGGTAAAAAAATGCCAGGAAGGTATGGAAACGAGAGAGTTACTATACAAAATTCAGAAGTTGTATACATAGATCAAAAAAACAATCTAATAGCGCTTAAAGGCGGAGTTCCAGGTGCGAGGGGCGGCTTAGTAATTATAAAAGAAGCAGTTAAAGTTAAACGCCCAAAAATGAAGTAA